In Accipiter gentilis chromosome 17, bAccGen1.1, whole genome shotgun sequence, one DNA window encodes the following:
- the LOC126047552 gene encoding SITS-binding protein-like — protein MPLARPTGQIPDAAWTSGFREMTEPWKGAVGCLGVAVFFAMTIGIISWQALEQSPEEWVLRGRTGGMLWERRRGALLLRALPAGRTVAVIAVGGVPAAEPPPPRDRCWHDGGQFCYAWEEDAELRLSLEPPPAPATECYGVRWTPLRPDVMLKDCFSMANVSWYGGASIRAQRWPLNGAESHAQPFVSGDFSKNPAGYGPVLERYFLGSTGVTVTVAPDVPLFVSLESNRHFCLETPAGRAAVPLRYLLCVSPDVAAAHRLVGSRLVGQARALPDMALLGSPIWRYHGPAGSAAKIKRGLRSLAKRLKRHHLQEGVLALGERCTAILAAADHVPSERRKRHVSTRSWDPSLIEPLQLSITLSPYASIASPLFLRSLRDGEAASYWLSLQPQSGGCSVPLLTTWKGQLCARLNITSEVALSWYLARARRLRQVLGAAYVVFEGAEGNAFLEQDVPPPAELMGDRYTGALAAALATLGNATVISAGARSSHLPLFVQMSPLHSDWSHAGLKGVIPSVLHYSLLGYNFFIPDAVGGSLASDAPGDPELYVRWLQIVTFLPVMAFSTPPWLCCDAWVLNLTRQCIQRHQDFVVPLLLKYSKEWLSLGYPIFRPAWWLSPTDPTAFTIEDEFLIGDEVLVAPITEKGQTWRDIYLPGEGHLWMDTNTAHVFDGGTILRNYSASLAEVPVFVKTS, from the exons ATGCCACTCGCCCGCCCCACTGGCCAAATCCCCGACGCCGCTTGGACCTCAGGCTTCAGGGAGATGACGGAGCCCTGGAAAGGTGCTGTCGGCTGCCTTGGCGTGGCCGTCTTCTTCGCCATGACCATCGGCATCATCTCCTGGCAGGCGCTGGAGCAGTCACCGGAGGAGTGGGTGCTGCGGGGCCGCACCGGTGGGATGCTGTGGGAGCGCCGCCGGGGAGCCCTGCTCCTGCGGGCGCTGCCGGCAGGGCGGACGGTGGCGGTGATCGCGGTGGGCGGCGTGCCGGCGGCCGAGCCGCCTCCGCCACGGGACCGCTGCTGGCACGATGGTGGGCAGTTCTGCTACGCCTGGGAGGAGGATGCCGAGCTCCGGCTCTCCCTCgagcccccgccagcccccgccACCGAGTGCTACGGCGTCCGCTGGACCCCGCTGCGCCCCGACGTGATGCTAAAG GATTGCTTCTCCATGGCCAACGTCTCCTGGTATGGAGGGGCGAGCATCCGCGCCCAGCGCTGGCCGCTCAACGGCGCCGAGAGCCATGCACAGCCCTTTGTCAGTGGTGACTTCAGCAAAAACCCTGCTGGCTATGGGCCTGTTTTGGAGAGATACTTTTTAGGCTCGACAG GAGTGACGGTGACAGTGGCACCCGACGTGCCCCTTTTCGTCTCGCTGGAGAGCAATAGGCATTTCTGCCTGGAAACGCCGGCGGGGAGAGCCGCCGTGCCCCTGCGCTACCTCCTCTGCGTCAGCCCAGACGTTGCAGCCGCCCACCGGCTCGTGGGCAGCCGGCTCGTGGGGCAGGCGCGGGCGCTGCCGGACATGGCCCTCCTGGG GTCTCCCATCTGGCGGTATCACGGCCCGGCGGGTTCGGCTGCCAAAATAAAACGAGGTCTGAGGTCGCTGGCCAAGAGGTTGAAGCGGCATCATCTTCAGGAGGGGGTCCTGGCCCTGGGCGAGCGCTGCACTGCCATCCTCGCTGCCGCG GACCACGTGCCCTCGGAGCGGAGGAAGAGGCACGTCTCGACCCGCAGCTGGGACCCTTCCCTGATCGAACCGCTGCAGCTCTCCATCACGCTGTCCCCGTACGCCAGCATCGCCTCCCCACTCTTCTTGCGCTCGCTGCGGGACGGCGAGGCGGCGAGCTACTGGCTGAGTCTGCAGCCCCAATCCGGGGGCTGCTCG GTCCCGCTGCTGACCACGTGGAAGGGGCAGCTTTGCGCCCGCCTGAACATCACCAGCGAGGTGGCACTGAGCTGGTACCTGGCACGTGCCCGGCGCCTGCGGCAGGTGCTGGGAGCTGCGTACGTGGTCTTCGAGGGTGCCGAGGGCAATGCTTTCCTGGAGCAAGATGTCCCACCTCCCGCAGAGCTGATGGGCGACCGATACACCGGGGCGCTGGCAGCGGCGCTGGCGACGCTGGGAAACGCCACTGTCATCAGCGCTGGTGCCAG ATCCAGTCATCTACCGCTCTTCGTCCAGATGAGCCCGCTGCACTCAGACTGGAGCCATGCTGGGCTGAAGGGGGTTATTCCCTCCGTGCTGCACTACAGCCTCTTGGGCTACAACTTCTTCATCCCTGATGCAGTAG GAGGGAGCCTGGCCAGTGACGCCCCAGGGGACCCGGAGCTGTACGTGCGGTGGCTGCAGATCGTGACGTTTCTCCCCGTGATGGCCTTCAGCACGCCGCCCTGGCTCTGCTGCGACGCCTGG GTCCTGAATCTTACCCGGCAATGCATACAGAGGCACCAGGACTTTGTCGTGCCACTCCTCCTAAAATACAGCAAGGAATGGCTCAGTTTGGGGTACCCCATCTTCCGGCCGGCGTGGTGGCTCAGTCCCACAGATCCGACTGCTTTTACCATAGAGGATGAATTTCTCATTGGAGATGAG gTCCTGGTTGCCCCAATAACAGAAAAAGGGCAAACGTGGAGAGATATCTacctgcctggagaagggcatCTATGGATGGACACCAACACTGCCCATGTGTTTGATGGAGGCACCATCCTCAGGAATTACTCCGCCAGCCTTGCAGAGGTGCCAGTTTTTGTAAAGACCTCCTAA